A region from the Lycium barbarum isolate Lr01 chromosome 8, ASM1917538v2, whole genome shotgun sequence genome encodes:
- the LOC132605486 gene encoding uncharacterized protein LOC132605486, whose translation MIEEDALNKKSCLQVLKIMIKKADSEIAELEDDILMLQRQLACEDDMRFAELNKKIANLDSMLRTLKNENEQPAEPGVESSNLPEEDLNKTEATDDHNSKDIKTVEFKDGCTAQVLASLVQVRNQQETHAGTTLEDRHSSEQEGKEYSSKTTQRVDMDSINSPYGMKGQEVVHTETECTIEDTRPHLLNSEWNYGSYPKELLINPFVHSMRSLEAIDNHNPKDIKTVEFKDGCTAQANNAVLASLVQVRNHEETPAGATLEDRHVSEQETKEYSSKPTQKGDMDGIKSPYGMKGQEVVHTETDCTIEDTRPHLLNSEWNYGSYLRKKLKSGGYHYQDKTIMETQRVAGAEGAGGFADISTTSQFHLRKRSGAPVIQENKDQRNVRNTLVKSYGRASQELLVMHRYSYDYSDVHNVKVAFPMSSSTPSPRIPDINKMSLVQLRALANRHNIYGVSVMRKADLQQLLRSKLPYWS comes from the exons ATGATCGAGGAAGATGCTTTAAATAAGAAATCATGTCTGCAAGTGTTAAAGATAATGATAAAGAAAGCTGATTCAGAAATTGCTGAACTTGAAGATGATATACTGATGCTCCAGAGACAACTTGCCTGTGAAGATGATATGCGTTTTGCTGAATTGAATAAAAAGATTGCTAACCTGGATAGTATGCTAAGGACCTTAAAGAATGAGAATGAGCAG CCTGCAGAACCTGGTGTTGAAAGTTCAAACCTCCCTGAAGAAGATCTTAACAAAACGGAAGCAACAGACGATCACAACTCAAAGGATATCAAAACTGTAGAATTCAAAGATGGTTGTACTGCCCAGGTCTTGGCATCTCTGGTTCAAGTGAGAAATCAACAAGAAACA CATGCAGGAACAACACTGGAGGATAGACATTCTTCAGAACAAGAGGGCAAAGAATATAGCAGCAAAACAACACAGAGAGTAGACATGGACAGCATAAATTCTCCATATGGAATGAAGGGACAAGAGGTTGTGCATACTGAGACTGAATGTACTATAGAGGACACAAGACCACATCTGTTAAATTCTGAATGGAATTACGGAAGCTACCCAAAGGAATTGTTAATCAACCCATTCGTACACTCTATGCGATCTCTTGAAGCAATAGACAATCACAACCCAAAGGATATCAAAACTGTAGAATTCAAGGATGGTTGCACTGCCCAGGCCAATAATGCAGTCTTGGCATCTCTGGTTCAAGTGAGGAATCATGAAGAAACA CCTGCAGGAGCAACTCTGGAGGATAGACATGTTTCAGAACAAGAAACCAAAGAATATAGCAGCAAACCAACACAGAAAGGAGACATGGACGGCATAAAATCTCCATATGGAATGAAGGGACAAGAAGTGGTGCATACTGAGACTGATTGTACTATAGAGGACACAAGACCACATCTGTTAAATTCTGAATGGAATTATGGAAGCTATCTACGAAAGAAGTTAAAGAGTGGAGGCTACCACTACCAGGACAAGACCATCATGGAAACTCAACGAGTGGCTGGAGCCGAAGGAGCTGGCGGTTTTGCAGACATTAGTACAACTTCTCAGTTCCACTTGAGAAAGAGGAGTGGTGCACCAGTCATCCAAGAGAATAAAGATCAGAGAAATGTTCGGAATACATTGGTAAAGTCATATGGCAGAGCAAGTCAAGAGCTGCTGGTCATGCACAGATACTCCTATGATTACTCTGATGTTCATAATGTTAAAGTTGCTTTTCCCATGTCATCTAGTACCCCATCACCTCGTATACCAGATATCAATAAAATGTCACTGGTTCAACTCAGGGCCTTGGCAAATCGACACAATATATATGGGGTATCCGTTATGCGGAAGGCGGATCTGCAACAACTGCTTCGCTCTAAGCTGCCATATTGGTCATGA